A section of the Paenibacillus yonginensis genome encodes:
- a CDS encoding ABC transporter ATP-binding protein, producing MSGELTAGETARRPKLGKYRTILGRYVLPQRKLMISLTVLLFASIGLQLVNPQIIRYFIDNAQGTGSLRPLYVAAFLFIGFSIIQQIVSVCAAYFSENLGWKTTNKLRADLAEHCLSLDMSFHKRQTSGSLIERVDGDVNSLANFFSSFIIHMAGNAMLMLGILVLLFRENLWVGVVMTAFVIGAIFLIQWIRKFAVPVWTKWRALNAEFYGFIGEHLEGTEDTRANGAAGYVMGRYYELARRMLPVRVRAFFGFFLMWGTTIFVFAFGNAAAFIVCALLWKRGELSIGGIYLVFYYTELLAKPIEQIRTQLEDLQKADASLVRVQDLLATESAIQDGPGAPLPKGPLSLNIRDLSFAYDPEDAPTLRQLNVRLEPGQTLGLLGRTGSGKTTLARLLLRFYDPQKGAIELGGLDIRQCKLHELRSSVAMVTQNIEILEGTVRDNLTLFDERIPDDRIIAVLEEVGLRDWYRGMPEGLDSRLASGGGSLSAGEAQLLAFARVFLTDPGLVILDEASSRLDPLTESRIEAAITKLLDQRTCIIIAHRLSTVQRADQILILEDGRILEEGPPQALAEDADSRFSRMLAVGLEEVLA from the coding sequence ATGTCCGGGGAATTGACAGCAGGAGAAACGGCACGAAGGCCCAAACTGGGCAAATACCGCACGATTCTGGGCAGATATGTCCTGCCGCAGCGCAAATTAATGATCAGTCTCACGGTCTTATTATTTGCATCCATCGGGCTGCAGCTCGTGAATCCGCAGATCATCCGGTATTTCATTGACAACGCGCAAGGCACGGGCAGCCTTAGGCCGCTGTATGTTGCAGCTTTCTTATTCATCGGCTTCTCGATCATCCAGCAGATCGTTTCGGTCTGCGCCGCCTATTTCAGTGAAAATCTGGGGTGGAAAACGACCAACAAGCTGCGCGCCGATCTGGCGGAGCATTGCTTGTCTCTCGATATGTCTTTTCATAAAAGACAAACCTCCGGTTCCCTGATTGAAAGGGTAGACGGAGATGTCAACTCGCTGGCTAACTTCTTCTCGAGTTTCATTATACATATGGCGGGCAACGCCATGCTGATGCTCGGCATCCTGGTGCTGTTGTTCCGGGAAAATCTTTGGGTCGGCGTTGTCATGACCGCCTTTGTTATCGGCGCGATCTTCCTGATCCAGTGGATCCGCAAATTTGCCGTGCCGGTCTGGACCAAGTGGCGGGCGCTGAACGCCGAGTTCTACGGCTTTATCGGCGAACATCTGGAAGGCACAGAGGATACACGCGCCAACGGCGCAGCCGGTTATGTCATGGGCCGCTATTATGAACTGGCCCGCCGGATGCTGCCGGTCCGTGTCCGCGCCTTCTTTGGTTTCTTCCTTATGTGGGGCACTACCATCTTTGTGTTTGCCTTCGGCAATGCGGCCGCCTTTATCGTCTGCGCGCTGCTCTGGAAGCGGGGCGAGCTTTCGATCGGCGGCATCTATCTGGTCTTCTACTATACCGAGCTGCTTGCCAAACCCATCGAACAGATCCGGACGCAGCTGGAGGACTTGCAGAAGGCAGATGCCAGCCTTGTCCGGGTACAAGACCTGCTGGCAACCGAATCGGCCATCCAAGACGGGCCCGGTGCTCCTCTGCCGAAAGGCCCCCTCTCCCTGAATATCCGCGATCTCAGTTTTGCTTATGATCCGGAGGACGCTCCGACCCTCCGGCAGCTGAATGTTCGGCTGGAGCCTGGTCAAACGCTGGGGCTGCTCGGGCGTACCGGCAGCGGCAAAACAACGCTCGCCCGGCTGCTTCTTCGCTTCTATGACCCTCAGAAGGGAGCGATTGAGCTAGGCGGTCTGGACATTCGCCAGTGCAAGCTGCATGAGCTGCGCAGCAGCGTGGCGATGGTGACGCAGAACATCGAAATTCTGGAAGGAACAGTACGCGATAACCTGACTCTATTCGATGAGCGAATCCCGGATGACCGGATCATTGCCGTCCTGGAAGAGGTCGGCCTTCGCGACTGGTACAGAGGCATGCCGGAAGGACTGGATTCGCGGCTGGCTTCCGGGGGCGGCAGCCTGTCCGCCGGGGAAGCGCAGCTGCTGGCCTTCGCCCGGGTATTTCTGACCGATCCGGGACTTGTCATTCTGGACGAAGCCTCCTCCCGGCTTGACCCGCTTACGGAGAGCCGGATAGAGGCAGCCATTACCAAGCTGCTCGATCAGAGAACCTGCATCATTATCGCCCACAGACTGTCCACCGTGCAGCGGGCGGATCAGATACTGATTCTGGAAGATGGACGGATTCTGGAGGAAGGCCCGCCCCAGGCACTGGCTGAAGATGCGGATTCCCGTTTCAGCCGAATGCTGGCTGTCGGCCTTGAGGAGGTGCTCGCATGA